The genomic window CATCGGCATTGAATTGATAGTGAGATTTCGCGCAAGATAAATCACTACGCGCCTTGCAAAGGCGACTTTGCGGCTACGCTCTTTAGAGGTAATCTCGCTTGGCTTAATGTTAATCTCTTTGCTTACTACCCTGATGATATTTTGCAGTGTAATACCCTCCAACCTTTCGTTTTGATAGTTTTTTAACACATTTTCGGCAACTTTGCGCGCGAGGCTTTCAGGCGAGAGATTGAGATTAAGATTAATTGTAGAGAGAATCCCCTCAATCTGTCTAATATTGCCGTGGATATTCGAGGCGATATAGTGAATCACCTCTTTATCAAGGCTAATGCGGTTAATTGCGCATTTAGATTCAATAATAGAAATCTTTGTTTCAAGTTCGGGGTTTGTAATCTCTGCCATTATCCCACCTTCAAAGCGCGAACGCAGCCTATCTGCCAAGCCCTTAATCTCCTTAGGTGGCTTATCGCTTGTCATCACAATTTGTTTTTGTGCGCTATAGAGGGCATTAAAGGTGTTTAGAATCTCCTCTTGCACGCCGTCTTTCCCACCCAAAAATTGCACATCATCAATAAGCAAATAATCACAATTACGATATTTATCGCGGAAGCTATCCATAGTTCCGCGTCTAATCTTTTCGGTGTATTCATTTAAAAAATTTTCTGCTGTGATGTAGATTACATTTTTATTTTTTTCCTTAACATAGTTACCTATGGAATTTAACAGATGCGTCTTGCCAAGCCCAGAATGCCCATAGAGCGTAACCGGATTGTATCGCGTGGCTTGTTGTTCGGCTACGATTTTAGCTATCGTGTGGGCATGTTCGTTTGACTTGCCAACGACAAAAACTTCAAAAGTATAATAAGGATTCAAAGAAAGGGCATTTGTCTGAAAATGTGTAGTATTTTTATTGACTTCTAAACTTTTCACATTATCATTATACTTCTTTATTTTGATGTGAATTTCTGGGCGCACACCATTGGCGTTTTCCTCACAAAATGCCTCCGCAATAGAATCCACATAGTTATCCATAACCCAGTGCGCCACAAAAATATTTGGCACATAAAATACCTCTGAATCTACCCTAGAAGCGTTTTCGTCATATTCCATAAGCATTATGTAGTTCTCATATTCTTGTGGTGATATTTTATTCTTAAGCCTTGATAATACATTATCTATATGCAATGTGAAACCTTATGTGTGAAATGATATTGTGAATTTATGATGTGAATAAAATGTGAAAAGTTGCTCGATTTTGTGCCAATCTAGCCTTGCGAAATAAAATGATAATATTAGTGCAAAAAACTTTTAATTTGGATTAAAATGTGTGCGATTTTTGCAGATTTTATGTAAAATTCACCCCTCTGCCAATATCTTCCATTTGAGCTTATAGCGCAAGGTTTTTACCTCTCACGCTATAAAGAGACAAACCACATTTTCTATGTGTTAAAGGCATTCTAGGATTATATCACCCATTTGCTCACAGCCCACGCGTTGCATTCCCTCGCTCATCATATCGCCAGTGCGATAGCCCTTATCAAGTGCCTTTTGCACTGCGCTTTGTATCGCCTCACTCTCTTTTGTAAGACCAAAGGATAGCTCACACATCATCGCCGCAGAAAGGATTGTGCCAATCGGGTTTGCTAAATCTTGCCCTGCAATATCAGGCGCACTGCCGTGGATTGGCTCATACATTCCTAAAGTCCCGTTTGAAAGCGAAGCAGAGGGGATAACACCAATCGTGCCGGTGATAATACTCGCCTCATCGCTCAAAATATCGCCAAACATATTTTCGGTAAGAATCACATCAAATTGACTAGGGGCGCGGCAAATCTGCATAGCGGCATTATCCACATACATATGGTTAAGATTCACTTCTTTATATTCAAGCGCGACTTTTTCCACCACTTCACGCCACAAACGCGAGGAGCTAAGGACATTTGCTTTATCCACAGAGAT from Helicobacter typhlonius includes these protein-coding regions:
- the dnaA gene encoding chromosomal replication initiator protein DnaA, whose product is MHIDNVLSRLKNKISPQEYENYIMLMEYDENASRVDSEVFYVPNIFVAHWVMDNYVDSIAEAFCEENANGVRPEIHIKIKKYNDNVKSLEVNKNTTHFQTNALSLNPYYTFEVFVVGKSNEHAHTIAKIVAEQQATRYNPVTLYGHSGLGKTHLLNSIGNYVKEKNKNVIYITAENFLNEYTEKIRRGTMDSFRDKYRNCDYLLIDDVQFLGGKDGVQEEILNTFNALYSAQKQIVMTSDKPPKEIKGLADRLRSRFEGGIMAEITNPELETKISIIESKCAINRISLDKEVIHYIASNIHGNIRQIEGILSTINLNLNLSPESLARKVAENVLKNYQNERLEGITLQNIIRVVSKEINIKPSEITSKERSRKVAFARRVVIYLARNLTINSMPMIAQELGMKDHSSVSKALKSIEAEMAKDSSIKNIIEDIKSKIKQTEENSIKLR